A section of the Clostridium omnivorum genome encodes:
- the recQ gene encoding DNA helicase RecQ, with translation MIENAKAVLKKYFGYDNFRAGQEKVIESILNNRDTLAIMPTGAGKSICFQVPALLFEGVTLVISPLISLMKDQVDTLNELEVPATYINSSLSNIEVEERIFNAAQGDFKLIYVAPERLESQAFCSLVKTLNISLVAIDEAHCVSQWGHDFRPSYRQIASFIKALDTRPVVTAFTATATEEVKYDIIRLLQLNCPAVFTTGFDRENLTFSVIRGENKREYILQYLQENKAETGIIYGATRKEVESTYEWLKDKGFSVGKYHAGLSDEERVNNQEAFLYDDIKIMVATNAFGMGIDKSNVRYVIHYNMPKNMEAYYQEAGRAGRDGEPSECILLFGAQDVLLQKYLIEQNMMNEERKRFEYKRLQNVVDYCHTPKCLRKYILEYFGEENVKENCGNCSTCNDDRELVDITIDAQKIFSCILRMKERYGTTLIAEVLRGSKNKKIYELGFDELSTYGIMKNYTVQEIKDLINVLIADEYLIMTEGQFPMVRLRQKAIDVLKLKEQVFQKVRKKKQKTVTQDSLFEELRALRKEISEREKVPPYIIFADSTLKELSQYMPSSLEDMLNIKGIGEAKLAKYGEVFLEAVNKYKERKSIVIDTESEQKSKVAKGKKEEATPSHIISLDLYRQGKSIEDIAKERNVTNLTIQNHIIQCSVEGHEVDLDRLIPKEHEKLILDKIKEIGAAKLKPLKEALPEEVDYAAIKAVIAKYK, from the coding sequence ATGATAGAGAACGCAAAAGCTGTTTTAAAAAAATATTTTGGATATGATAACTTTAGAGCAGGACAGGAAAAAGTTATTGAAAGTATTTTAAATAATAGAGATACCTTAGCTATAATGCCCACAGGAGCAGGAAAGTCCATCTGCTTTCAAGTGCCAGCACTTTTATTTGAGGGTGTTACTCTTGTTATATCACCACTTATATCCTTGATGAAGGACCAGGTTGATACACTAAACGAACTTGAAGTACCAGCAACTTATATAAATAGTTCTTTAAGCAATATTGAAGTAGAAGAAAGAATTTTTAATGCAGCCCAGGGGGATTTTAAACTAATTTATGTGGCTCCAGAAAGATTAGAGTCACAAGCGTTTTGTTCTCTTGTAAAAACTTTAAATATATCACTAGTAGCAATTGATGAAGCTCATTGTGTTTCACAATGGGGGCATGATTTTAGACCAAGCTATAGACAAATAGCCTCATTCATAAAAGCACTTGACACTAGGCCAGTGGTTACAGCTTTTACAGCTACTGCAACAGAAGAAGTTAAATATGATATCATAAGATTACTTCAGCTAAATTGCCCAGCGGTATTTACCACTGGCTTTGATAGAGAAAACCTAACCTTTTCAGTAATAAGAGGAGAGAATAAAAGAGAATATATACTTCAATACCTGCAAGAAAATAAAGCTGAAACTGGTATTATATACGGTGCCACCAGAAAAGAGGTAGAATCAACCTATGAATGGCTTAAGGATAAAGGCTTTTCAGTAGGCAAGTACCATGCAGGTTTATCCGATGAGGAAAGAGTAAACAATCAAGAAGCTTTTTTATATGATGATATTAAGATTATGGTAGCTACTAATGCTTTTGGAATGGGTATTGATAAATCTAATGTAAGATATGTAATCCACTATAATATGCCTAAAAATATGGAGGCTTATTATCAAGAAGCTGGTCGTGCTGGAAGAGATGGTGAACCTAGTGAGTGTATCTTACTTTTCGGCGCGCAGGATGTACTTCTCCAAAAGTATCTTATAGAACAAAACATGATGAATGAAGAACGAAAGAGATTTGAATATAAAAGACTGCAGAATGTTGTTGACTATTGCCATACACCAAAGTGCCTTAGAAAATATATATTAGAATACTTTGGCGAAGAGAATGTTAAGGAAAACTGCGGCAACTGCAGCACCTGTAATGATGACAGAGAGCTGGTTGATATTACAATAGATGCTCAGAAGATATTCTCCTGCATACTTAGAATGAAAGAACGCTATGGAACAACACTAATAGCAGAGGTACTTAGGGGCTCTAAAAATAAGAAAATTTATGAGCTTGGGTTTGATGAATTATCTACTTATGGAATAATGAAAAATTACACAGTTCAAGAAATTAAGGATTTAATAAATGTACTTATAGCAGATGAATACTTAATAATGACTGAAGGACAGTTTCCAATGGTTAGATTGAGGCAAAAGGCAATTGATGTTTTAAAGCTAAAGGAACAAGTATTCCAAAAGGTAAGAAAGAAGAAGCAAAAAACTGTAACTCAGGATTCCCTATTTGAGGAGTTAAGGGCACTGAGAAAAGAAATTTCAGAGAGAGAAAAGGTTCCGCCTTATATTATTTTTGCAGATAGTACACTTAAGGAACTAAGTCAATATATGCCTAGCAGTTTGGAGGATATGTTGAACATTAAGGGTATAGGAGAAGCTAAGCTTGCAAAATATGGAGAAGTATTTTTAGAAGCTGTAAATAAGTATAAGGAACGCAAGAGCATTGTTATAGACACGGAAAGTGAGCAGAAGAGCAAAGTAGCTAAGGGAAAGAAGGAAGAGGCAACCCCTAGCCATATAATTTCTCTAGATTTATATAGACAAGGTAAATCCATAGAAGACATAGCAAAGGAAAGAAATGTTACTAATCTTACTATACAAAATCATATAATACAGTGCT
- the hsp18 gene encoding heat shock protein Hsp18: MFEMAPFRRNNNLAKGNDYFTKLYTNFFDDDFFNSMSEFDNATEGNLRIDLKETDNNYLVEADLPGVKKDAIDIEYSNNYLTINAKRDETAEDKAENYVRKERHYGEYKRRFYVDNVDENKVDASFTDGVLKITLPKVHNESVNRKKINIH, encoded by the coding sequence ATGTTTGAAATGGCTCCTTTCAGAAGAAACAATAATTTAGCTAAAGGAAATGACTATTTTACCAAGCTATACACAAACTTCTTTGATGATGACTTTTTTAATTCTATGTCTGAATTTGATAACGCCACTGAAGGAAATTTGAGAATTGATTTAAAAGAAACTGATAATAACTATTTAGTTGAAGCTGACCTTCCTGGTGTTAAAAAAGATGCTATTGATATTGAGTATTCCAACAATTATCTAACCATAAATGCTAAGAGAGATGAAACTGCAGAAGATAAAGCCGAAAACTATGTAAGAAAGGAAAGACATTACGGAGAATATAAAAGAAGATTTTATGTGGATAACGTAGATGAAAACAAAGTTGATGCTTCCTTTACTGATGGTGTCCTTAAAATTACTCTACCAAAAGTTCATAATGAATCAGTTAATAGAAAAAAAATTAATATTCATTAA
- a CDS encoding replicative DNA helicase, giving the protein METPLRSLPHNIEAEQCVIGAMLIDRTAIASAAEALKSEDFYRDAHKILFNVVLELYQKDIPVDLVTLTEALNASQKLEAAGGLTYISEICTSVITTANLNSYIKIVEDKATLRKLIRASTEIIEESYNKQDNVDSVMDLAEKRIFNIAEKKSSSDFEPMNVVLERGFLQIEKMFNNKGDLTGVPSGFPELDGKTSGFQKGDMVLIAARPSMGKTTFALNLAQYAALRANKSIVIFSLEMSKEQLAYKLLCAEANVDMLKLRTGNLDDRDWENIAKASGPLAGSKIFIDDTAGVSVMEMRSKCRRIKMEHGIDMILIDYLQLMTAGTGSGGESRQQEVSEISRSIKALAKEMQCPVIALSQLSRAPEQRADHRPMLSDLRESGSIEQDADLVMFLYRDEYYNKESEDRGVAECIIAKQRNGPTGTVKLAWLGQFSKFGRLDVIHQE; this is encoded by the coding sequence ATGGAGACTCCTCTCAGAAGTTTACCTCATAATATTGAAGCAGAGCAATGCGTAATTGGTGCCATGCTTATTGATAGAACTGCCATAGCTTCAGCTGCGGAAGCTCTAAAAAGCGAGGATTTCTATAGAGATGCTCACAAGATTCTTTTTAATGTAGTATTAGAGCTTTATCAAAAGGATATTCCAGTAGACCTTGTAACATTAACAGAAGCATTGAATGCTTCTCAAAAGCTTGAGGCAGCAGGAGGACTAACTTATATTAGTGAAATTTGTACTTCTGTTATTACAACAGCTAATCTAAATTCATATATAAAGATTGTAGAAGACAAGGCTACTCTTAGAAAGCTCATTAGAGCTTCAACTGAAATAATTGAGGAGAGCTATAATAAGCAGGATAATGTGGATTCCGTAATGGATTTAGCTGAAAAAAGAATTTTTAATATTGCTGAGAAAAAGAGCAGCAGTGACTTTGAGCCTATGAATGTAGTGCTTGAAAGAGGCTTTCTTCAAATTGAGAAGATGTTTAACAATAAGGGAGACCTTACTGGTGTACCATCAGGCTTTCCAGAGCTTGATGGTAAGACCTCAGGTTTTCAAAAGGGTGATATGGTGCTTATAGCTGCCAGACCTTCTATGGGTAAGACAACTTTTGCACTTAACCTTGCCCAATATGCTGCGCTAAGAGCAAATAAGAGCATAGTAATATTTTCTCTAGAAATGTCAAAGGAGCAGCTTGCTTATAAGCTTTTATGTGCAGAGGCTAACGTAGATATGCTTAAGCTTAGAACAGGTAATCTGGACGATAGGGATTGGGAGAATATAGCTAAAGCTTCAGGACCATTAGCAGGTTCCAAGATATTTATTGATGATACTGCCGGTGTTTCTGTAATGGAAATGCGTTCTAAATGTAGAAGAATAAAAATGGAGCATGGTATAGACATGATACTTATAGACTACCTTCAGCTTATGACCGCTGGTACTGGAAGCGGAGGCGAAAGCAGGCAGCAGGAAGTTTCAGAAATATCAAGATCTATAAAGGCTTTAGCAAAAGAAATGCAGTGCCCTGTTATAGCACTTTCTCAGCTTTCTCGTGCTCCTGAGCAGAGAGCAGACCATAGACCTATGCTGTCAGACCTTAGAGAATCTGGATCTATTGAGCAGGATGCTGACTTAGTTATGTTCTTATATAGAGATGAGTACTATAATAAGGAATCAGAAGATAGAGGCGTAGCTGAGTGTATAATAGCAAAGCAGAGAAATGGTCCAACTGGAACTGTAAAGCTTGCATGGCTTGGACAGTTCAGTAAGTTTGGAAGATTGGATGTTATTCATCAAGAATAA
- the lonC gene encoding Lon family ATP-dependent protease, producing the protein MKSQFKIDLENKDALDTIPLESQIDVLFEIINRVLDEGAVKSRIIKYKLQGYIHSGDVYKRIYALNKIVSDGKGLSEIPTEKNIHEAIESTNKYIVDATAKRYIQNELEKEVEASLLEKQEKYVDEIRMGILRKQKGPENAKTLKKYAQLEVLDSRKLTKSLMSQLRPECFSEIVGQERAIKSLLSKMASPYPQHIILYGPPGVGKTTAARLALEEAKRLKHTPFLETAKFVEVDGTTLRWDPREITNPLLGSVHDPIYQGSKRDLAEVGVPEPKPGLVTEAHGGVLFIDEIGELDEILQNKLLKVLEDKRVEFTSSYYDPDDENIPKYIKYLFDNGAPADFVLIGATTREPGDINPALRSRCTEVYFEPLSAVDIEQIVINAADKLNIELEEGLAKEISRYTIEGRKAVNILADVYGYVLYNNEDKADDKIKLTHEDLNEVIAISRLTPYEDIKEASSREIGHVYGLGVSGYIGSTLEIEAAVFPAKENGTGQVRFNDTAGSMAKDSVFNAASVIRKLTDKDIKDYDIHVNVIGGGKIDGPSAGAAITVCVVSALLEKPLRQDIAITGEISLRGKVKPVGGIFEKIYGARRKGIKTVIVPQDNLKEVPSGLTDIEVKSVDNIEQLMKIVF; encoded by the coding sequence GTGAAGTCACAGTTTAAAATCGATTTAGAAAATAAAGATGCACTAGATACTATACCATTGGAGTCACAAATAGATGTATTATTTGAAATTATAAATAGAGTACTTGATGAAGGGGCTGTAAAGTCAAGAATAATAAAGTACAAACTTCAGGGTTATATCCATAGTGGAGATGTATATAAGAGAATTTATGCTCTAAATAAAATAGTTAGTGATGGCAAAGGGCTTAGTGAAATTCCAACTGAAAAGAATATTCATGAGGCTATAGAAAGTACAAATAAGTATATAGTTGATGCTACAGCTAAAAGATATATACAAAATGAGCTGGAAAAGGAAGTTGAAGCCAGCTTACTTGAAAAGCAAGAAAAGTATGTAGATGAAATAAGAATGGGGATACTTAGAAAGCAAAAGGGTCCAGAAAATGCAAAGACTCTTAAAAAGTATGCTCAATTAGAGGTTTTAGATTCTAGAAAGCTTACGAAAAGTCTTATGTCTCAGTTAAGGCCTGAGTGTTTTAGTGAAATTGTTGGACAGGAAAGAGCTATTAAATCTCTATTATCAAAAATGGCTTCACCTTATCCTCAGCACATAATACTTTATGGACCTCCAGGGGTAGGAAAAACCACTGCGGCTAGGCTTGCATTAGAGGAAGCTAAAAGATTAAAGCATACTCCTTTTTTAGAAACAGCAAAGTTTGTTGAGGTTGATGGAACTACCTTGAGATGGGATCCAAGGGAGATTACTAATCCACTGCTAGGTTCTGTTCATGATCCTATATATCAAGGAAGCAAAAGAGACTTGGCTGAGGTAGGGGTTCCAGAACCAAAACCAGGATTAGTTACAGAAGCTCATGGCGGGGTACTATTTATCGATGAAATTGGAGAACTTGACGAAATACTTCAAAATAAGCTTTTAAAGGTATTAGAAGATAAAAGAGTAGAATTTACATCTTCTTATTATGACCCAGATGACGAGAATATTCCTAAATATATAAAATATTTATTTGACAATGGAGCACCAGCAGATTTTGTACTTATTGGTGCTACCACAAGAGAACCAGGAGATATAAACCCAGCACTTCGCTCAAGGTGCACAGAAGTATATTTTGAACCTCTTTCAGCAGTAGACATAGAGCAAATAGTAATAAATGCTGCTGATAAGCTCAATATTGAGCTAGAAGAAGGATTAGCTAAGGAAATAAGCAGATATACCATAGAGGGAAGAAAAGCCGTTAATATCCTTGCAGATGTATATGGATATGTACTTTATAATAATGAAGATAAGGCTGATGATAAGATAAAGCTTACTCATGAGGATTTAAACGAAGTAATAGCTATTAGCAGATTAACACCTTATGAGGATATTAAGGAAGCTAGCAGCAGAGAGATAGGACATGTATATGGACTAGGAGTTAGTGGTTATATAGGTTCTACTCTAGAGATAGAAGCAGCAGTTTTCCCTGCTAAAGAAAATGGAACTGGACAGGTTAGGTTTAATGATACTGCTGGCAGTATGGCAAAGGATTCTGTATTTAATGCTGCCTCAGTAATCAGAAAGTTAACTGATAAGGATATTAAAGACTATGATATACATGTAAATGTAATAGGTGGAGGTAAAATAGATGGACCTTCAGCTGGTGCTGCAATTACAGTATGTGTAGTAAGTGCACTTTTAGAAAAGCCTTTAAGACAAGATATCGCAATAACAGGTGAGATTTCCTTGAGGGGGAAGGTTAAGCCTGTAGGTGGAATATTTGAAAAGATTTATGGAGCCAGAAGAAAAGGTATTAAGACAGTTATTGTGCCACAGGATAACTTAAAAGAGGTTCCAAGTGGACTTACAGATATTGAAGTTAAATCTGTAGATAATATTGAACAATTAATGAAAATAGTATTTTAG
- the rplI gene encoding 50S ribosomal protein L9, protein MKVILLADVKGLGKKGDIVNASDGHARNFLFPRKLAEEATTANMNVLNQKKEADRRKKLAELEAAQKLADELKGKEVKIIGKSGDNGRLFGSITSKDIADELNKQYKVSIDKKKIVTDTIRQLGTYEVEVKIYPEVSTKIKVVILEQ, encoded by the coding sequence ATGAAAGTAATTTTATTAGCAGATGTAAAAGGTTTAGGTAAAAAAGGTGATATAGTAAATGCCTCAGACGGGCATGCAAGAAATTTCTTGTTTCCAAGAAAATTAGCAGAGGAAGCTACAACTGCAAATATGAATGTTTTAAATCAAAAGAAGGAAGCAGATAGAAGAAAGAAGCTTGCAGAACTGGAAGCTGCTCAAAAGCTTGCTGATGAGCTTAAAGGAAAAGAAGTTAAAATTATAGGTAAATCCGGAGATAACGGAAGACTATTTGGTTCCATAACAAGCAAAGATATAGCAGATGAGCTAAATAAACAATATAAAGTAAGTATAGATAAGAAAAAAATTGTAACTGATACAATCAGACAATTAGGAACATATGAAGTGGAAGTTAAGATTTATCCTGAAGTTTCTACTAAAATAAAAGTTGTTATTTTAGAACAGTAA
- a CDS encoding DHH family phosphoesterase, translated as MDNKYNDFTTSNRVYMLIIALGILVMFFYGHFIVGFAALALYTVLVVYNIKHSKVKKDEWNRFIEDFSSKLDIATRSTLVNLPFPLVIVGTKGDVAWYNQNFSNMLEGEEILGRSINDTIKDINVRYILDEKKSVFRHVNFKNKYYDIHSSVVDTDDNKGDTEKIILLYFYDTTEQVKLEKSIEDSREVIMLLEVDNLDEVVKTTEEDKRPQLIADIERTINNYAQSINGMLKKYSSSKYVLVAHEITINKEMDKKFDILDTIREINDGNTLAVTISMGVGRGGKTPQENFALATSAKELALGRGGDQVVVKNVEKLSFYGGKTKEVEKRTKVRARVISHALMDLIKGSSKVFIMGHKMPDTDCFGASIGIYSAVRLLNKECYIILEGKNNSNIEYQLNKLKEDPDYDNVFVDGDYCRDIMDENSLLIVVDVHNKSYVQNIDVVKECKKIVIIDHHRRSPDFIEGAVLSYIETYASSTSELVTEMLQYMIENPKIKPIEAEALLAGICVDTKNFYFKTGVRTFEAAGFLRRLGADTIEIKRLFSEDLNTYLKRAEIIKAAKVKNNIAIAICPPEIEDTVLAAQAADELLNITGIQASFVIVKIDNEVFISGRSLGDINVQLMMEALGGGGHMTMAGAKLENVSTEDALDKLQLAIDKNLGEGDK; from the coding sequence TTATATACAGTACTCGTTGTGTATAATATTAAACACTCTAAAGTAAAAAAAGATGAATGGAATAGGTTCATTGAGGATTTTTCCTCAAAGCTTGATATTGCTACAAGAAGCACTCTGGTTAATCTTCCATTTCCTTTGGTTATAGTAGGTACTAAAGGCGATGTAGCTTGGTATAATCAAAACTTCTCTAATATGCTTGAGGGTGAGGAAATTCTTGGCAGAAGTATAAATGATACTATTAAAGATATAAATGTAAGATATATTTTGGATGAAAAGAAGAGTGTTTTTAGACATGTTAATTTTAAAAATAAATACTATGATATTCATTCAAGTGTAGTTGATACTGACGACAATAAGGGCGATACTGAAAAGATAATTCTATTATATTTTTATGATACTACTGAACAAGTAAAACTGGAAAAGAGTATAGAGGATTCAAGAGAAGTTATAATGCTTTTAGAGGTAGACAATTTAGATGAAGTAGTTAAGACTACTGAGGAAGATAAAAGACCTCAGCTTATAGCTGATATAGAAAGAACAATAAATAATTATGCGCAGAGTATAAATGGAATGCTGAAAAAGTACTCAAGCAGTAAATATGTACTTGTTGCTCATGAAATAACTATCAATAAAGAAATGGATAAGAAGTTCGATATATTAGATACAATAAGAGAAATCAATGATGGGAATACACTTGCAGTAACCATAAGTATGGGAGTAGGCCGTGGAGGAAAAACTCCACAGGAGAATTTTGCACTTGCCACTTCTGCTAAGGAATTAGCACTTGGTCGAGGTGGTGATCAAGTTGTTGTAAAAAATGTTGAGAAGCTCTCTTTCTATGGTGGAAAGACTAAAGAAGTGGAAAAGAGAACTAAGGTAAGAGCAAGGGTTATATCCCATGCACTTATGGATTTAATTAAGGGCAGCAGTAAAGTGTTTATAATGGGACATAAGATGCCTGATACTGATTGCTTTGGGGCTTCTATTGGAATTTATAGTGCTGTAAGACTTCTCAATAAGGAATGCTATATTATTTTAGAAGGTAAAAACAATAGTAATATAGAATATCAACTTAATAAGCTTAAAGAGGATCCAGATTACGATAATGTGTTTGTAGATGGAGATTACTGCAGAGATATAATGGATGAGAATAGTTTATTAATTGTGGTAGATGTCCATAATAAAAGCTATGTACAAAATATCGATGTGGTTAAGGAATGCAAAAAGATAGTAATAATAGACCATCATAGGCGTTCGCCAGATTTTATTGAGGGGGCAGTGCTAAGTTATATAGAGACTTATGCTTCTTCAACCTCAGAGCTGGTTACTGAAATGCTGCAATATATGATAGAGAATCCTAAAATAAAACCTATAGAGGCAGAGGCACTACTTGCTGGCATTTGTGTAGATACCAAGAACTTTTATTTTAAAACAGGTGTAAGAACTTTCGAGGCAGCAGGATTTTTAAGAAGGTTAGGTGCAGACACTATAGAAATTAAGAGGTTATTCTCTGAAGACTTAAATACTTACCTAAAGAGAGCAGAAATTATAAAAGCTGCCAAGGTAAAAAATAACATAGCCATAGCAATATGTCCTCCAGAAATTGAAGATACTGTATTAGCTGCACAAGCAGCGGATGAGCTGCTAAATATTACAGGTATCCAAGCGTCCTTTGTTATTGTTAAAATAGATAATGAGGTATTTATCAGCGGAAGGTCACTTGGAGACATAAATGTGCAGCTTATGATGGAAGCTTTAGGCGGAGGCGGGCACATGACTATGGCTGGAGCAAAGCTTGAAAATGTATCTACTGAAGATGCATTAGATAAATTGCAATTAGCTATAGATAAAAACTTAGGGGAAGGTGACAAATAA